TCTTTCAAACCAACTTTTAAGCCAATTGTAAGGTTTTTTAATTAGTTCCAATGCTTATTTCTCTTTATATGGCGGTCATTCCTTTTTATTAGGATGTCCGCTTTTTTAGTAATATTAAATTAGATTTTTTATCACTTGTTTAATATAAATTAAACTAAATTTTATAATTGAATTTTTAACTAATACATTATCATGCAAAACATTAAAATAACACTTCCTGATAATTCAGTAAAAGAATTACCAATTGGTGTAACTGGCTTACAAATAGCTGAAGGAATTTCTCAAAGTTTAGCAAAAGTTGCTGTTGGTATTGTTGTTAATGGAGTTAATTATGATCTAACTAGATCAATAATTGAAGATTCATCAATCAAATTACTAACTTTTAATGATCCAGAAGGCAAAGCAATATTCTGGCATTCCTCTGCCCACCTACTTGCTGAAGCTGTTGAAGACCTTTTTCCAGGAACTAAATTTGGTATAGGACCTAGTATTGAAGGTGGTTTTTATTACGATATGGAAATTGCAGACGGTTATAGTTTAACACAACTTGATCTTCATGAAATTGAAAATAAAATGAGTTATCTTGCTAAAGAAGACAATAAATTTTATAGAGAAAATATTTCATGGGAAGAAGCTGTTGAATTTTTTAAAATTAAAGGTGATGAATTTAAATTAGAACTATTAAATGATTTTAAAGACAGGGAAATAACTTTTTATAAACAAGGTAACTTCACTGATTTATGTAGAGGAACTCATATTCCATCAACAGGAATGATTAAAGCAATTAAACTAATGAATATATCAGCGGCTTATTGGAAGGCTGACCAGTCAAGACAACAACTTCAAAGAGTTTATGGGATAACTTTCCCAAAAAAATCTCAATTAGATGAACATTTAATTTTACTTGAAGAAGCAAAAAAGAGAGATCATAGAAAAATAGGAAGAGAAATGGAGTTATTTATGTTTAGTCAATTAGTTGGACAAGGACTTCCAATATGGTTACCAAAAGGTGCCGTTCTTAGAGAGAATCTTGAAAAATTATTACGTGGTGAACAACGTAAATTGGGTTATCAGCAAGTTATTACACCACATATTGGTAACTTAGAATTATATAAAACTAGTGGACATTATGAAAAATATTCAGATGGACAATTTAGGCCAATAGAAGTTGATGATGAACAGTATATGTTAAAACCAATGAATTGCCCTCATCATTGTCAAATATATTCAAATAAACAACATAGTTTTAGAGATTTACCTATTAGATTAGCAGAATTTGGTACAGTTTATAGATATGAAAAATCTGGTCAATTAGGGGGTTTGCTTAGAGTTAGGGGTTTTACTCAAGATGATGCTCATGTTTTTTGTCGACCAGATCAAGTTAAAGAAGAACTTTCAAAAGTTATCGAATTAGTTAAACACGTGTTAAGAGTTTTGCAATTAAATAATTTTAAGGTTAGACTTTCTTTTAGAGATAAAAATAATCCTAAGTTTAATATTGGAACAGATGAATTATGGAACACAGCAGAAAATTCTCTGAAAGAAGTAACTGAAGCAAATGATTTAGAATATACAGTAGGTATTGGTGAAGCTGCATTTTATGGTCCAAAAATAGATTTCATGGTAAAAGATGCATTGAAAAGAGAATGGCAATTAGGTACTGTTCAACTTGATTATAATTTACCTGAAAGATTCGAGTTAGAGTATATTGCTAGTGATGGTAGCAAACAACGACCAGTAATGATTCATAGAGCACCATTTGGTTCCTTTGAAAGATTCACTGCTGTATTAATTGAACACTTTGCTGGAAATTTTCCGTTTTGGTTGGCACCAGTTCAGGCTATTATATTACCTCTTTCAGAAAAATATATGGATTTTGCTAAAGACGTTTTTAACAAATTTCATTCAAATGGAATTAGAATTGAATTTGATGATAGAAACGAAAAGTTAGGATATAAAATTAGAGAAGCTGAAATGCAAAAAATACCTTATTTAATTATCATTGGTGAAAAAGAGCAATTAGCTAATAAAGTTTCTTTAAGGATTCATGGCGATGGAGATAAAGGTCAAATCGGAATAGATGAATTAATAATTGACATGATTTCATTAAGTAAGATAGAAAATCTTTAAATTAGCTTTAAAAAAAAGTCTCCAATCTATTCAAGATTGAAGACTTTATTATTTTTTAAATAATATTTAAATTTATTTTTTACTTCTTTCTTTTAATAAAGAGTCAGCAATTTCTAAAACTTCACGTGCTGTGATGGCATCATGTTTCCCTTTAGTATCTCTTTTACTTTTAACGATAGATACCAGTAGTTTTATAAAGTCATTATTTGATATACTTAAAGTTTTGTATGATGATTTAATTGATGGTTTGAAACTTAGTCCATTACCACCAATTGAAATTTTGCTTAAACCGTTATTAGAACTCTCTAATTCGTTCCTATGTGCTAATAAAATAGGATTATTCCTTAATTCTTCACTTGGTTGAAATTGAGCCAACTTTTCATCGGTCAATTTCATATTATTTAAAGCGATAAACATCGTATTTAAATCATCTAAACTATTACTATTAAAGGAAGTAAAATTCATTTTATTAACAGGTCCACCTGTATCTACAGAAAAATTATCACTAATTTCAATTACATCTGCTTCGGTAGACTTTAATGATGTAGGTAATGATGGTGTCATATTAGAATGACTATTTTCTTTAGCATTCTCATTTACAATTGATGCAACTTCTAAACCACCTGCAGATCTATTATTTCCATTACTCTGAGAACTGCTTCTAGATGGAGAATCAGTTTTTTCAAACTTTGAATCAAATTTTACTAAAGAACGAGTCCCTGGAACCTCAGAATTTAAAGCTATAGTTTGCTTATTTAAAGTAAAAGTAGTTGATGGAAGTTTAGTTGTTAAATCAGAAATTACTGGTACAGGACTTTTTGAATCTAATAAATTAGTAGAAATAACTCCTTGATCTGGAACGGGTTTAACTAAACTTAAATCATTATTTAATGAGTTATCTAAACCCTTTGTAATAGTTTTATCAATTTTAGGTAAACTACTAATATTAGGATTACTAACAAATGATTTCCATAAAACAACAGTACCAAAAAGTGAAGCAACAACAAATGGAGCAAACATCAAACTCTTTTTCCAAATAAATTTAGATTTTACAACTTTAGGTTGACTTACTACATTCTCAATTAACTCGGGTTTATCAATTAAAGCATTTTTAGCTTGATAAGTCATACCTTCTTCCATTTGCAACCTAGTGAAAAGTGCAGTTTTCAATGTAGGACTAGCAGATACAATACATTGGCTTTCGCGTGCTAATTGTTGAAGTTTAATGTGTTGACGGAATATAACTCTGTCTTCTTCATTTTCGGATAACAACTGATGTAATTCTGCTTCCTTTTCTTGAGGAAGTTCATTATCTAAGTAAGCTGAAATTATTTCTTCTATATTGTTCATTATTTAAAATTATATATTTTGTTGTAATTTTCGAAAATTGTTAAAAGGGTTAATCTACTTTAATATACTTTTTCAAGGCTTTTCTAAGTGTTTTTCTAGCTCTTGATAATCTCATCCTTGCAGCTTCTTCAGAAACTCCTATGGTTTCAGATATTTCTTCATATTCAAATCCATTCATTTCTCTTAATACATAAACTTCTTTTAGTGATTTAGGTAATAGTTCAACACATTGTAAAAGTTTTGAATACAATTGTTCACTACTAAAAATATCTTCATTTCCATATAATTCAGCAAATGATTCTTCAACTGGTACCATTAATCTTTCATCCCATCTATTAGGATTATCATCATCTTCATCAACAGTTAAAGAAACAGTTCTTTTTCCAATCCTTAAATAACTCATTGCTAAGTTATGTGCTACTCTAAATAACCAAGATTTTAAATTTTCAATTGGTCGGTAATCTCCTCCTGTTTCTAATGCTTTTGCTTGTCGTGTTCTTTCTCTGTATAATCTAATAAAAGTTTCTTGGAACAAATCATCAGCTGCGGCAGGTTGATCACGCATTGTAGTTTTCAAATATGTAAGAATACCCCTTTCATACCTCTCATATATGGCTGTAAAAGCCATTTCATCACCTATCATAAAATTCTTATACAGTACTTCATCTGTTTCAGAAGTAAGAGATAATTTAGACATGCTAATGATATTTTTTTGGAAAATAGCCACAGTGAAGAGTTGTTTATAATTAATTTAGAAAATCTACTTTGTTTTGACAATTAACAACTATTTTGTAACATTAGAAAATATAATATAAAAATTTAATTACTTTAAATTCGTCTAATAATTATTCAATAATTTAATATATTTTGAATAGATTTGCAATCTTTTTTTAATTAAAATCAAATATTATTACATGTCTTTAACAATCGGGGATTTAGCTCCAAATTTTACTTTACCTGGAATGACTTCAGATGGTGTTAAACAAATATCATTAAGTGATTATTCAGGAAAAAATGTTATACTTCTTTTTTTTCCAGCTGCTGGCTCAGGTGTTTGTACAAATGAAATGTGCACTATGACAGAAAATATGGAAAGTTATGAAAAATTAAATGCTGTTGTTTTGGGGATATCTGTGGATATGCCTTTTGCTCAAGGTGTTTGGGCTAATGCTAACAAAATTAATATACAACTTTTATCAGATCATAACAAAGATGTATCTCAACAATATGGTGCGTTTTATGAAACTTGGATACAAGGGTTAAAAGGAGTATCTAAAAGAGCAGCATTTGTAATTAATACTGAAGGAATATTACTTCATTCAGAGGTATTAGAAAGTGCAGGTGAATTACCAAATTTTGAAGCTGTTAATAAAATCTTATCTTAATTTATCTTTCCTAAAAAAAAATCGAGTAATTGTTTATCAATTATTCGATTTTTTTATTTTGTAATTTTCAATTTAATAAATTATGGATTATCTTAATTTATACAATTAATAACTATTGTTTCAGTAATTTTGTCATGAAGCGTCATTTTGTTTATATTCCAAAATGCTTGGATAAAACCAAGTCCTAATTCTAATGAAGAAGCAACGTATCCCAAACTCCTTTCTAGGCAATGCCAAAATCCAATTTTATTATGAAAAAGGGAGATTACTATTATTTTAAATATTTTCTTTCCAATAGATTGTCCATTAAAAAAATATGTACTTAGTGTAAAATAAATTGTTGGGATACATATATAAATAATTTACCGGTTTCACTAATGTTATCAGATTCAATATCTATATGAGTGAAACCTTCAACTTTGATATGTTTTAAGTCAAAACCAAATAACTGAATTAACACTTGAAGCAATGCAAAAATGATAATTAGAAATACCAAATCTACTATCATTGAAAAAAACGTTTTCCAAGAGTAGTTAAACTATAACTATTATTGACTAATATTTCTTTTCTATTTTTGTATTTCATTGTTAAAAAATGAGTATTAGTTTAATTCTGATTTTATTTGATTGATATGAATTGATTTATATTAAAATTCAATTTAAAAATTTATATTTTCTCATCCAGATATTCAATTTTTATAATAAAAAAAGCAGTTTATAGAGTAGAATGACACTTAAAGTGACACAGCATTCTCAGTAAACCGCTTAAAAACATACAACCTTGTACCCGGGGTGGGACTTGAACCCACACGAGCCTTACGGCTCCCAGGATTTTAAGTCCTGTGCGTCTGCCATTTCGCCACCCGGGCAGATAACTAAACTCTAAAATAAGAATTTAATTAAAAGTACTAAAATTTAATTTCCTTGAAGTTTTTTTAATGCATCTCCTAACATTTCTCCTATTGTGAAGTTTGATACAGTTTCAGATGTTTTTAACTCATTGGATCCTTTTGTTGGAGGTCCAGTTTGTTCACGACGATCGAATCTTTTACCACCTCCTCCACCTCCAAAGTTATTTCCATCTCTTTTATCACCACTATTGCTTCCACTGTTTCTTCTATCTCCATCACGTTTAGCTCCACCTTCTCTTTTCATACCACCACCCCCACTACTCAGGTTATTGTTACTACCTCCATCTCGTCTTTCTCCTATGGCTTCCCTTCTTGGTTCTCTTTCAACACCTTTTATTCCAAATATGACAGATTTTCTTGCTGAATCAACCTCTATAACACAAATTGAAATAACTTCACCAGGGTGAATTTCAGTAAGTCTTTGTGACAATTTACCCATTCTTCCTCTTGGTAAGAATCCTTCAATTTCATCAACTGATAAAACTACACCTTTAGAGGAAATACTTTTGACAACTCCTTCAAATTCTGCTTCTGGAGTAAATTTATCCAAAACAATTTGCCAAGGATTTTCTTGGGTTTGTTTGTATGATAAACTCATTTTTTGTTTTTGCTCATCTATTCCAAGCACTTTGACATTAACTTCATCACCTTTCTTTAAAACTTCAGATGGGTCGTTAATTCTTTTTGTCCATGATAGTTCTGAAATTCTTACAAACCCCTCAATTCCATTGACAACAGCAACATAAGCTCCAACCTTACTAATTCCTGAAACTTTACCTTTGATTATTTCTCCAACTTTATATTTATCTGAAATACCTACCCATGGTGATGGTAATAATTCTTTTCTAGTTAAACTAATTTTCTTTTTAGTTTTATCAATATCTTTGATAATAACTTCTATCTCTTCTCCTTTCTTTACTAATTCATTTGCACTACTTCCTCTAGTATGGCTCATTTCAGATATATGAAGGAGTCCTTCAATTCCACCAAGATCAATAAAAGCACCAAAATCTAATACTGAAGAAACTTTTCCTTTTAATTTGTCTCCAACATTTAAAGTTTCTAATTTTTCTCTTCTCAAAATTGATCTTCGTGAAGCAGTAATCCTCCTAGCATCAGTATCAAAACTAGTAACTTCTAGAAAATTTGCTGTGAAAACATCACCTTCTTTTGTAATGTGAGGATTCCTATCTAATGTCCAATGTGAAGAAGGAATAAAAACTTCTAAACCTTTATATGATGCAACAACTCCTCCTCGATTTTGATTTACTGTTGTAAGTTCAATAATCTGATTAGAATTTTTTTTAGTTACTACTTCAGCCCATAAAGATTTCATTTCTTCAATTGGAATTTCAGGAAACTTACTTTTTGGAATAACTACTTTAGTTTCAGTTTTTTCTTTTTCATTATCAACAACTATAATTTCTTCTCGCTTAATTGCTTCCTCTTCAACTAAATTTGAATAAATATTTTGAGTATCGTTAATTAACGTTTGAATTGATTTTTCATCATTTGAAACAACTTCAGGTAGTGGATTACTTTCAATTGAATTATTCATCTGCTCAGTTTGAACATCTTCAGTTGGATTTTCACTAAATATCTCTTGTTGTAATGGCTCATTCAATTCACTTGCAACTTGCTCAGTTGGGGCACTTAAATCATTACTTGTTACCGAATCTGCAGTAGTATTTAGATCTTGACTGTTTTCAGTGATGTTTAAATTTTCTTGTTCAGACATTGTAATTAGACTAATATATTATTTCCTACAAAATCTCATTATAAAATGAAATCTATTTAATTCCTAAAAAAAAGGTTTGCAAAAATATAAATCCAATTTCAATTGAAAGAAATTATTTTTCAATAATTACATTAAAAAGGATAAATAACTTGTAATAATGCAAAAAAAATTAACTTTTACTTTCAAATAAATTACTTCATTATTTATTTAAACAATTTCTAATTCATATTTAATCAATTTTGCTGCTTTTTCTAATTTGAATTCATTAATAATAACATCAATTTCTGAATCAATCTTTTGCAAGAAATCGAATTTAGAATCTGAGTCTAAATAATATAAATTATGAACTTTTGAACTTATCTTTAAAAAAATTTTATCAATCTCAGATTCATAATTTTTAAAAGATAAATTTAAATCGTTGTATATGAAATTTTTATTAATTTTTAAAGTAACAAACTTAGTTGGGAAAATTGATCCAGAAAACATTTTTAAACACCAATTATTCATTGATATTGCATAAGCATCATTACGTGTTATAACAGTTAAAACTTTTCTTCGTCTCATTACTTTAAAATAATTCATTACAGAACATAATCCTCTTGAACAGTCAATAGATTTATTTGTTAACACAATTGTATTGATAGAATTTATATTTTTTATTTTTCCTTCACTATATAAAGCAGATAAAATTTCAGATTTTGGATTAACTAAAATAATATTACTTTCGAAATTAACGATACTTCCAATTACTTCTGTATTGCATAAAAAAACTTCTATCTTATGTCTTCTATTGCTCCAAACATGTTTATTAAACATCTAAGTATTCTTATAATTTAATTGAATACAAATTTACATCCATTTTTTTATTAAATAAAAAAGTTTTCAACTATATTTTTCTTTAAGATTCAATTCGTAACTTACTTTTGTTTTATTTATTTTAGTTTAAATATAATTTTTTTTCATATGAATAAGATTTTAAAATCGTTAATTACAATTAATTTTTTGTTTTTGATTTGCACTAGCAATCTATCTGCTCAATGGACAAAACTCCCAATTTTTCAAAATTATTTTTTTACGGAAGTTCTCTTTTGGGATATTAATAATGGTTGGATTACAGAAGCTTCATATTTAGGTACTGGAAATGTTTATAATTCCGGTGTTAGAGTATTGCATACATCAAATGGAGGAAATTCGTGGGTGGTTGATTCTTTACCAAATGCTAGTGGATCAGTAAATAGAGATATTTGTTTTGTAGATTTAAATAATGGCTTTATTTCTGGTGATGATGGAGTTTGGAAAACAACAAACAGCGGTAAAACTTGGGTAGATGTATCACCTAAAAATAGAATCTATTTTGCTGGATCAACTAGTGGTACTGCGTGGTTTAAAGATAAAAATAATGGTATTTATGTTTGGAGTAATTATAGCGATTCTAGCCGACCAATCCATTTTTATAGAACTACAAATGGTGGTGCCACTTGGATTGATAATAAGCAAATTGGTTATAGTGATTTGAGAATGGGTGCTTCTTATTATTATAATGGAGTTTATTATGTTACTGGTGGGATAGGTCAAATTTGGATTTCTAAAGATGATGGTAAAACTTTTAGTTTTAGTAACACTGGTAATTTTGGTTTCCAAGAAGATATGTATGTTAGTTTAGATAAAAT
Above is a window of Chlorobiota bacterium DNA encoding:
- a CDS encoding RNA polymerase sigma factor; amino-acid sequence: MSKLSLTSETDEVLYKNFMIGDEMAFTAIYERYERGILTYLKTTMRDQPAAADDLFQETFIRLYRERTRQAKALETGGDYRPIENLKSWLFRVAHNLAMSYLRIGKRTVSLTVDEDDDNPNRWDERLMVPVEESFAELYGNEDIFSSEQLYSKLLQCVELLPKSLKEVYVLREMNGFEYEEISETIGVSEEAARMRLSRARKTLRKALKKYIKVD
- the thrS gene encoding threonine--tRNA ligase, translating into MQNIKITLPDNSVKELPIGVTGLQIAEGISQSLAKVAVGIVVNGVNYDLTRSIIEDSSIKLLTFNDPEGKAIFWHSSAHLLAEAVEDLFPGTKFGIGPSIEGGFYYDMEIADGYSLTQLDLHEIENKMSYLAKEDNKFYRENISWEEAVEFFKIKGDEFKLELLNDFKDREITFYKQGNFTDLCRGTHIPSTGMIKAIKLMNISAAYWKADQSRQQLQRVYGITFPKKSQLDEHLILLEEAKKRDHRKIGREMELFMFSQLVGQGLPIWLPKGAVLRENLEKLLRGEQRKLGYQQVITPHIGNLELYKTSGHYEKYSDGQFRPIEVDDEQYMLKPMNCPHHCQIYSNKQHSFRDLPIRLAEFGTVYRYEKSGQLGGLLRVRGFTQDDAHVFCRPDQVKEELSKVIELVKHVLRVLQLNNFKVRLSFRDKNNPKFNIGTDELWNTAENSLKEVTEANDLEYTVGIGEAAFYGPKIDFMVKDALKREWQLGTVQLDYNLPERFELEYIASDGSKQRPVMIHRAPFGSFERFTAVLIEHFAGNFPFWLAPVQAIILPLSEKYMDFAKDVFNKFHSNGIRIEFDDRNEKLGYKIREAEMQKIPYLIIIGEKEQLANKVSLRIHGDGDKGQIGIDELIIDMISLSKIENL
- a CDS encoding RDD family protein; the encoded protein is MIYICIPTIYFTLSTYFFNGQSIGKKIFKIIVISLFHNKIGFWHCLERSLGYVASSLELGLGFIQAFWNINKMTLHDKITETIVINCIN
- a CDS encoding S1 RNA-binding domain-containing protein; amino-acid sequence: MSEQENLNITENSQDLNTTADSVTSNDLSAPTEQVASELNEPLQQEIFSENPTEDVQTEQMNNSIESNPLPEVVSNDEKSIQTLINDTQNIYSNLVEEEAIKREEIIVVDNEKEKTETKVVIPKSKFPEIPIEEMKSLWAEVVTKKNSNQIIELTTVNQNRGGVVASYKGLEVFIPSSHWTLDRNPHITKEGDVFTANFLEVTSFDTDARRITASRRSILRREKLETLNVGDKLKGKVSSVLDFGAFIDLGGIEGLLHISEMSHTRGSSANELVKKGEEIEVIIKDIDKTKKKISLTRKELLPSPWVGISDKYKVGEIIKGKVSGISKVGAYVAVVNGIEGFVRISELSWTKRINDPSEVLKKGDEVNVKVLGIDEQKQKMSLSYKQTQENPWQIVLDKFTPEAEFEGVVKSISSKGVVLSVDEIEGFLPRGRMGKLSQRLTEIHPGEVISICVIEVDSARKSVIFGIKGVEREPRREAIGERRDGGSNNNLSSGGGGMKREGGAKRDGDRRNSGSNSGDKRDGNNFGGGGGGKRFDRREQTGPPTKGSNELKTSETVSNFTIGEMLGDALKKLQGN
- a CDS encoding redoxin domain-containing protein is translated as MSLTIGDLAPNFTLPGMTSDGVKQISLSDYSGKNVILLFFPAAGSGVCTNEMCTMTENMESYEKLNAVVLGISVDMPFAQGVWANANKINIQLLSDHNKDVSQQYGAFYETWIQGLKGVSKRAAFVINTEGILLHSEVLESAGELPNFEAVNKILS